CTTCCGCGTCCTCCCCGCGGAACTCGACACAGCAGCTTTTATCGTTGACTTCGTCGAAAAAGACCCGAGCGCCCCCGGCGGCCATCGCCCCCACCCCGCGTGTCCGCGCGCGCTCCTGAAGACGGTGCTCGCGCGCGCGAAGGAGCGAGGCTTCACCGCGACGGTCGGCGTCGAGCTCGAGTTCTGGGTCTTCAAGGAGACGCCCGAGACGCTGCAGGAGAAGGGCTTCCGCGAGCTGACGCCGATCTCGCCCGGCATGTTCGGCTACTCGTGGCTGCGCGAGGAGCAGAACCGCGCCTTTTGCCACGCGATCCTCGACGAGATGAAGGCGTTCGACGTCGAGCTCGAGGCGCTCCACACCGAGACGGGGCCGGGCGTGTACGAGGTCGCGATCAAGTACGACGAGGCGCTGCGCGCCGCGGACAAGGCGGCGCTCTTCAAGACGCAGCTGAAGAGCCTCGCGTCGCGGCACGGGCTCGCGGTCACGTTCATGGCGAAGTGGAGCCACGACCTCCCCGGCTCGAGCGGCCACCTCCACCAGGCGCTCTGGAACGCGCAGAAGAAGAACGTGTTTTACGACGAGGCCGGCGCGCACCAGCTCTCGAAGATCGCGCGGCACTACGTCGGCGGGCAGGTCGATCTGATGCCCGAGCTGACCGCGCTCTACTCCCCGACCGTGAACGCGTACAAGCGCTACGTGCCCGGCGTGTGGGCGCCGCTCAACGCGTCGTGGGGCATCGAGAACCGCACGACCGCGATCCGCGTCATCCCCGGCGGCCCGTCGTCGACGCGCATCGAGTATCGGCAGACCGCGGCCGACATCAATCCATACGTCGCGATCGCGACCTGCCTCGCGGCCGGCCTCTGGGGGATCGAGAACGAGATCGAGCCGCCCGCGGTCGCGGAGGGCGACGCGAGCGCGAACAAGGAGCGCCGCCTCCCGCGCACGCTGCGCGAGGCGACCGACTGGCTCGACGAGAGCAAGCGCGCCCGCGACATCCTCGGCGAAGCCTTCGTCGATCACTACGTCCGCACCCGCGACTGGGAGGTCCGCCAGTACGAGCGCGCGGTGACCGACTGGGAGCTCCGCCGCTACTTCGAGTCTGTTTAGCTCGAGAGGGCTCTGCCCTCTCGAGCTCTCCCGCTGGGGGTCGCTCCGCACGCGCTGCGCGCGCGCTCCGCCGCCCCCAGACCCCCGCGAGAGGGCTCGACTACGGAACGTGGGCGCGGCGTTGTAGCCTGAGGATTGATATGTCGACCGAGGATGCGAAGAAGTTTCTCGATGAGGTGAACGATGATGCTCGCCTGCGGGCGAGGCTCCTCGGCGCGGGGATGGGGGCGCAGTCGTGGGTGAGCGAGGCGGCGTCGAAGGGGTACGAGGTGACGGTCGACGAGCTTCGCGCGGTGGCGGAGGGGCTCGTCGGCAGGCCGATTTCGGCCGAGGCGCTCGCCGGTCAGCTGCGCAGCCTCTTCGAAGGGGAGCTCGGCGACGAGAGCCTCGACGCGGTCACGGGCGGCGCGGGCGTCCCCGCCCGCAAGCTACGAGTGCAGACGACCAAGCCGAGCGGAGGAGGGGGGAAGCCGTGAGGGAGCGCGCGGTCCGTCACTCGCCGAAGAGCGCGGCGAAGCCAGGGGTCTCGCGCACGACACGAATGGCCTCGAGGAGCGCGTAGTCGTTCGCGACGCGATAGCCCTCGCGGGCGAGCGCGACCCGCACCGTACGGTGGTCGCGTTTCTTCGCGAGGAGCGCACGGCACAGCGCGATCGCGTCGGCGTTGAAGTCGAGCTTCTCGACGCCGCGGATGACGGTCTCGACCGGATCGCGCGAGGGGTAGCGGGCCGCGAGCAGATCGAGGATCGCTTGGCGGCTCGGCACCATCGCGAGCACCGCGAGGAGGAAGCGAGCTTCGTCGTCCGCTTCTTCGTGCCGGCGGTGCACGACGGTGCGCTCCTGCGCGCTCGCCTCGATCGCGCGGAGGAGCGGCTCGGCGTCGGCGCCGTGCGCGTCACGGGCGAGGCCGAGCAGCTTCGCGCGGAGCCGCGCGTCGCCGAAGCCTCCTTCACACCGAGCGAGGACCTCGTAGGTGGCGAGGAGGTCGCCGCGCATCAGCCGGGGGACCGCGCGCCAGAACGCGGCGACGTCGGTGTGCTGCAACATGCGGAGCAGCTCGAGGCGCTTGCGCAGCGTGGGACGCGCGTAGCTCGGATCGAACGCGACGCTCGGGCGCCGATGTTCGTATCGGGGCGCCGTCGTGTCGGCGAGCGTCCTCAGCACGATCGTCACGGTGGGGCGTTCGGTGGGGAAGGTCACCTGCGCGACGCGCTGTCCCTGCGCGACCTCGCGGACGTCACCGCGAGAGAGGAGCTCGGCGCCCGTCAGCGAGAGATCTCCGAAGAGGAGCGAAGAGCTCACCCGTCGTTTCTCTTCGAAGCGGTAGCGCGTGTGGATGCCGCCGCCGGTGAAGACCTGGAACGCGCCGTGGAAGTCGACCTGGTGGACGGAGCGCGCGCGATCGGCCCAGAAGACGAGCTCGACGACGAGGCCTTCGCCCCGCGCGATCGTGATCGGCGGCGGCGCGAAGGCGTCGTTCGATTCGACCTGGGGAGGGAGGTCGCCGTCGAGGACGAGGTCGACGAGGCGATCGAAGTCGAGCGCTTCGTGGATGCGCGCGGCCTCGAGGGCGGCGCGGGCGAGGGACGGAAAGGCGAGCTCGTCACGATGAACGGCCGCCCATTCGGCGCTCACGCGCCCCATGAGATCGCCGAACACGCTCCGGACGTCGGTCAACGCGTCACGTTGTACCACGGGCAGGAGGCGGTCGCGCCGCGCCTCTCAGCTCGTCGGGCACGCGGCCTTCTCGGTAGAAGCCGAAGACGATCGTCCTGCGGGTCCCGGCGAGGACCGGGTTCACGGCGTGGAACGAGCGATGCGAGAGGACGAACGCGGCGCTCGCGCCGTGGATCGGCACGACAGCGTCCGCCGTCTCGTCCTCGGGCGTACGGAGCAAGAGGAGCTCCCCACCTCCCACCGGCGCCTCGGGGCGCGCGAGATGGATGACGAGGCGGACGTCCTCGCCGCCCTCGTCGGGAGGATCGGTGTGCACCGCGATGAACTGCCCCGACTGCATGCAGTGGGTCGCGAAGTAGATCCATTGCGTCCCGAGGGGGACGTCGAAGATGCGACCGAGCTCGCTCGCGAGGGCTTCGATCGCGCGTTGCCCGACGAGGCTGCGCGCAGGAGAGCGCACGACGTCGCGCAGGTTTTCGCAGCGGTGGAGCGAGTAGTGACCCTCGTTCACGGGCACGAACCGACCTCTGCCCTCGAGCCACTCGAGGAGCGTCGTCAAGAACGCCGGATCGACGAGGTCGTTCGTCACGAAATGGGGGTAGGGATCGTCGACGCTCTTCATTCGCGCGAGCCGCCGCCGGAGCCGCGCCACCATCGCGCGGTCGACCGCTTCGTCCGCCGGGTCCGGGAGAGGGACCTCAAGGAGCATCGCGTCGACCGCTCCGCAGGAGCACGC
This genomic stretch from Labilithrix sp. harbors:
- a CDS encoding glutamine synthetase — translated: MDVAALKQKFDELGIKKVKVGGFDLDGVLRGKYVALDKFWSVLEPGFGFCDVIFGWDIADVLYDNAKVTGWHSGYPDTHAMIDASTFRVLPAELDTAAFIVDFVEKDPSAPGGHRPHPACPRALLKTVLARAKERGFTATVGVELEFWVFKETPETLQEKGFRELTPISPGMFGYSWLREEQNRAFCHAILDEMKAFDVELEALHTETGPGVYEVAIKYDEALRAADKAALFKTQLKSLASRHGLAVTFMAKWSHDLPGSSGHLHQALWNAQKKNVFYDEAGAHQLSKIARHYVGGQVDLMPELTALYSPTVNAYKRYVPGVWAPLNASWGIENRTTAIRVIPGGPSSTRIEYRQTAADINPYVAIATCLAAGLWGIENEIEPPAVAEGDASANKERRLPRTLREATDWLDESKRARDILGEAFVDHYVRTRDWEVRQYERAVTDWELRRYFESV
- a CDS encoding Nif11-like leader peptide family natural product precursor, which gives rise to MSTEDAKKFLDEVNDDARLRARLLGAGMGAQSWVSEAASKGYEVTVDELRAVAEGLVGRPISAEALAGQLRSLFEGELGDESLDAVTGGAGVPARKLRVQTTKPSGGGGKP
- a CDS encoding 2OG-Fe(II) oxygenase gives rise to the protein MLLEVPLPDPADEAVDRAMVARLRRRLARMKSVDDPYPHFVTNDLVDPAFLTTLLEWLEGRGRFVPVNEGHYSLHRCENLRDVVRSPARSLVGQRAIEALASELGRIFDVPLGTQWIYFATHCMQSGQFIAVHTDPPDEGGEDVRLVIHLARPEAPVGGGELLLLRTPEDETADAVVPIHGASAAFVLSHRSFHAVNPVLAGTRRTIVFGFYREGRVPDELRGAARPPPARGTT